A genomic window from Sphingobacterium spiritivorum includes:
- a CDS encoding aconitate hydratase: MAFDIEMIKKVYSQYDERITAARKVVNKPLTLSEKILYAHLWDGNASQAYERGNSYVDFAPDRVAMQDATAQMALLQFMQAGRPKVAVPSTVHCDHLIQAKEGAEKDLTRAKQESSEVFNFLSSVSNKYGIGFWKPGAGIIHQVVLENYAFPGGMMIGTDSHTVNAGGLGMIAIGVGGADACDVMAGLPWELKFPKLIGVKLTGKLSGWTSPKDVILKVAGILTVKGGTGAIVEYFGEGATSMSCTGKGTICNMGAEIGATTSTFGYDESMERYLRATDRAEVADAANTIKEHLTADAEVYADPETYFDQVIEINLSELEPSLNGPFTPDLYTPISRMREEAQKNGWPLTVEWGLIGSCTNSSYEDLSRAASIAKQAVDKGLVTKAEFGINPGSEQVRFTADRDGLLQTFEELNATIFTNACGPCIGMWDRVGADKQEKNTIVHSFNRNFAKRADGNPNTFAFVTSPEMVAAIAISGDLGFNPLTDTLTNSKGEQVKLDPPVGDELPTKGFAVDDPGYQAPAADGSSVVVAVSPESDRLQLLEPFAAWEGTDLKGLKLLIKAKGKCTTDHISMAGPWLKYRGHLDNISNNMLIGAVNYFNEKTDSVKNQLTGAYGPVPATQRDYKAAGIGSIVVGDENYGEGSSREHAAMEPRHLGVRAVLVKSFARIHETNLKKQGMLGLTFANKEDYDKIRENDTIDIIGLTTFAPNTPLTLVLHHEDGTQEEILANHTYNEQQIGWFKAGGALNIIRQNQAR, from the coding sequence ATGGCTTTTGATATAGAAATGATTAAAAAGGTATACAGCCAATATGACGAGCGTATCACTGCGGCTCGTAAAGTGGTGAATAAACCTTTGACGTTATCTGAGAAAATTTTGTATGCTCACTTATGGGACGGTAATGCTTCTCAGGCATATGAACGCGGAAATTCTTACGTTGATTTTGCTCCGGATCGTGTTGCGATGCAGGATGCAACAGCTCAAATGGCCTTGTTGCAGTTTATGCAGGCGGGACGTCCTAAAGTAGCGGTACCTTCTACAGTACACTGTGATCACCTGATCCAGGCTAAAGAAGGCGCAGAAAAGGATTTGACCCGTGCAAAACAAGAAAGTTCGGAAGTTTTCAATTTCTTAAGTTCTGTATCAAATAAATATGGTATTGGTTTCTGGAAACCGGGTGCAGGTATCATCCACCAGGTTGTATTGGAGAACTATGCTTTTCCGGGTGGTATGATGATCGGTACAGACTCTCATACGGTAAATGCCGGAGGTCTGGGTATGATCGCTATTGGTGTCGGTGGTGCTGATGCATGTGATGTAATGGCCGGATTGCCATGGGAGCTTAAATTCCCAAAACTTATCGGTGTAAAATTAACAGGCAAACTTAGCGGATGGACATCTCCAAAAGATGTGATTCTGAAGGTAGCGGGTATCCTTACTGTAAAAGGTGGTACAGGCGCTATTGTAGAATATTTCGGTGAAGGTGCTACTTCTATGTCTTGTACAGGTAAAGGTACCATCTGTAATATGGGGGCTGAGATCGGCGCGACTACTTCTACTTTCGGTTACGATGAATCTATGGAGCGTTACTTACGTGCCACTGATCGTGCTGAGGTAGCTGATGCCGCAAATACAATTAAAGAACATCTTACAGCTGATGCGGAAGTATATGCAGATCCTGAAACTTATTTTGATCAGGTAATCGAAATCAATCTTTCTGAACTGGAGCCAAGTCTTAACGGTCCGTTCACTCCGGATTTGTATACCCCTATTTCACGTATGCGTGAAGAGGCTCAGAAAAACGGATGGCCTTTGACAGTAGAATGGGGACTGATCGGATCATGTACCAACTCTTCTTACGAAGATTTATCCAGAGCTGCTTCTATTGCTAAACAAGCCGTAGATAAAGGACTGGTTACAAAAGCTGAGTTCGGTATTAATCCGGGATCAGAGCAGGTGCGCTTTACAGCAGACCGTGATGGTTTGTTGCAGACGTTTGAAGAGTTGAATGCGACCATATTTACCAATGCCTGCGGTCCTTGTATCGGTATGTGGGATCGTGTAGGAGCTGACAAGCAAGAGAAAAATACAATTGTACACTCTTTCAACCGTAACTTTGCTAAACGTGCGGATGGTAATCCTAACACGTTTGCATTTGTAACATCTCCTGAAATGGTTGCGGCTATCGCAATCTCGGGTGATCTGGGCTTCAATCCGCTGACAGATACACTGACTAACAGTAAAGGTGAGCAGGTGAAACTGGATCCTCCTGTTGGGGATGAATTGCCAACTAAAGGATTTGCAGTAGATGATCCGGGATATCAGGCTCCGGCTGCTGATGGTTCATCAGTAGTAGTAGCTGTAAGTCCTGAATCTGATCGTCTTCAGTTACTGGAGCCATTCGCGGCATGGGAAGGCACAGATCTTAAAGGATTGAAACTGTTGATCAAAGCTAAAGGTAAATGTACAACTGACCATATCTCTATGGCGGGTCCATGGTTAAAATACCGTGGTCACCTGGACAATATCTCTAATAATATGCTGATCGGAGCTGTAAACTACTTCAATGAAAAAACAGACTCTGTTAAAAATCAGCTGACAGGCGCATATGGTCCGGTTCCGGCTACTCAACGTGATTATAAAGCTGCAGGTATAGGCTCTATCGTTGTAGGTGATGAAAACTATGGTGAAGGTTCTTCACGTGAACATGCTGCAATGGAACCTCGTCATCTGGGGGTACGTGCAGTACTGGTGAAATCTTTTGCACGTATTCATGAGACTAACCTGAAAAAACAAGGTATGTTGGGACTAACTTTTGCAAATAAAGAAGATTACGATAAAATCCGTGAAAACGATACTATCGATATCATCGGTCTGACTACATTCGCTCCAAATACTCCTTTGACATTGGTGCTTCACCATGAAGATGGTACGCAGGAAGAGATTCTGGCAAACCATACGTACAATGAACAACAGATCGGCTGGTTCAAAGCCGGCGGTGCATTGAACATCATTCGTCAAAATCAAGCAAGATAA
- the rpe gene encoding ribulose-phosphate 3-epimerase — translation MSLQKHLIAPSVLAADFAKLYDDIQMVNNSEADWFHIDIMDGVFVPNISFGFPVMQAIAKHATKPLDVHLMIVDPDRYLKVCKDSGAAVITVHYEACTHLHRTLAAIKELGCKAGVALNPHTPVSLLKDVIHDIDLVCLMSVNPGFGGQKFIEQTYNKIKELRMLAAGVNDNLLIEIDGGVGHQNIGALLRAGADVLVAGSSVFAAENPTQTIADLKAVDPQLQQI, via the coding sequence ATGTCTCTTCAAAAACACCTTATTGCACCTTCGGTGCTTGCAGCAGATTTCGCCAAACTGTATGATGATATTCAAATGGTAAACAACAGTGAAGCAGATTGGTTTCACATTGATATCATGGATGGTGTATTCGTTCCCAATATTTCATTTGGATTTCCGGTTATGCAGGCTATTGCTAAACACGCAACAAAGCCATTGGATGTACATCTGATGATCGTTGATCCGGATCGTTACCTCAAAGTATGTAAAGATTCAGGTGCTGCTGTCATTACTGTTCATTATGAAGCATGTACGCATCTGCACAGAACGCTTGCTGCGATTAAGGAATTGGGATGTAAGGCCGGTGTGGCGCTAAATCCGCATACTCCTGTCTCTTTGTTGAAAGACGTTATTCACGATATTGATCTGGTCTGTCTGATGTCTGTAAATCCGGGATTTGGGGGACAGAAATTTATAGAACAGACTTACAATAAAATAAAAGAACTGCGTATGCTGGCAGCAGGAGTCAACGATAATCTGCTGATCGAAATAGATGGGGGAGTAGGGCATCAGAATATTGGTGCATTACTACGTGCAGGAGCTGATGTACTGGTTGCCGGAAGTTCGGTTTTTGCAGCTGAAAATCCGACGCAGACTATTGCCGATCTTAAAGCTGTTGATCCGCAATTGCAGCAGATATAA
- a CDS encoding HD family phosphohydrolase, translating to MARLKIKYQREQSEKNAILIKYGMVLLTIVLICIFLPKQPRFRYEFEKGKVWNHDNLISPYNFAVLKTQEELNLDRKNILHTIQPIYNLSVSTAKEQIDQFNTDLAEKWQTGQMDSLKDNMADYRAVGSDLLARIYAKGVISLNNRYQNRDGDSGNTSDAAKQYNFTLVSDNIAQQKNTIDSYTIETAYNYIELSLSRMGKITHKKWLLELLKNYITINYIFNENLTNKMEQTALANISTTRGVVQKGELIAEKDKIINNETYQRLESLRKVYEDEAKISGNQNYVVLGQFMIISLCITLLMVFLYFFRKDIYYNNRLLTIIFIVIISMLGVLSWCVNLKIPSLYYIPYCGVPIIIRILFDTRVALNIHLLMVLIAALFVPNSYEFVFLQFVTGMVSIYSIKTLVKREQFLISSLIILATYLVAYIGLGLTRNGSFSNIYWSEIAPFIVSVGLTLLAYPLIYAFERLFGIVSDLTLMELTNSNSKLLRELSLKAPGTFQHSLQVANLAEAAIYKIGGNPLMVRAGALYHDVGKMINPQYFIENQISGHNPHDELTPEQSAQVIISHVLKGIEIARKNLLPEVVVDFIKTHHGTTRVDYFYNMFLKNNPDKLVDESMFRYPGPIPFSKETAVLMMADSVEAASRSMKEHTEQSINDLVDKIIDHKVAQRQFIDSNITMKDITEAARIFKSMLKSIYHVRIDYDLSKKKSD from the coding sequence GTGGCGAGATTAAAAATTAAATATCAACGAGAACAATCAGAGAAAAATGCAATATTGATCAAGTATGGAATGGTCTTGCTGACTATTGTACTGATCTGCATATTTTTACCTAAGCAACCCCGATTCCGTTATGAATTTGAAAAAGGTAAAGTATGGAATCACGACAACCTGATCTCTCCTTATAATTTTGCAGTTCTGAAGACGCAGGAAGAGCTTAATCTCGATCGCAAAAATATCCTGCATACCATACAGCCTATTTATAATCTGAGTGTCAGCACGGCCAAGGAGCAGATAGATCAGTTCAATACTGATCTGGCCGAAAAGTGGCAGACCGGTCAGATGGACTCGCTCAAAGATAATATGGCCGATTACAGAGCTGTCGGTTCGGATCTGCTTGCCCGTATTTACGCTAAAGGAGTCATATCCCTGAATAACCGCTATCAAAACAGAGATGGAGACAGCGGCAATACTTCTGATGCAGCCAAGCAATACAACTTTACGCTCGTCAGCGACAATATCGCTCAGCAGAAAAACACCATAGACAGTTACACGATCGAGACGGCCTATAATTATATCGAATTGTCTCTATCCAGAATGGGTAAGATCACACATAAAAAGTGGTTGCTGGAACTCCTGAAAAATTACATCACGATCAATTATATTTTCAATGAGAATCTGACCAATAAAATGGAACAGACAGCTCTGGCGAATATCTCGACGACAAGGGGGGTAGTCCAAAAAGGAGAATTGATAGCAGAGAAAGATAAAATCATCAACAATGAAACCTACCAGCGTCTGGAATCTCTGCGTAAGGTGTATGAAGATGAAGCCAAAATCAGCGGTAATCAGAATTATGTAGTTCTGGGCCAGTTTATGATTATCTCCCTCTGTATTACCTTGCTGATGGTGTTCCTGTATTTCTTCCGCAAGGATATATACTACAACAACAGGTTGCTGACCATTATATTTATCGTTATTATCTCCATGTTGGGTGTCCTTTCCTGGTGTGTCAATCTCAAAATTCCAAGTCTCTACTACATTCCGTACTGTGGCGTACCGATCATCATACGGATCTTATTTGATACCCGTGTAGCCCTGAATATACACCTGCTGATGGTGCTTATTGCAGCCTTATTTGTGCCTAACAGTTACGAATTCGTGTTTCTTCAGTTTGTGACCGGAATGGTATCCATTTACAGCATCAAGACCCTGGTGAAACGTGAACAATTTCTGATTTCCAGTCTTATTATATTAGCCACTTATCTGGTTGCCTATATTGGCCTTGGCCTGACCCGTAACGGATCCTTCAGCAATATCTACTGGAGCGAAATCGCACCTTTTATTGTGAGTGTGGGTCTTACCTTGCTGGCCTATCCGCTGATATACGCCTTTGAACGCCTGTTTGGTATTGTCTCAGACCTTACGCTGATGGAACTGACCAACAGTAATTCCAAGTTATTGCGGGAACTGTCGCTGAAAGCTCCGGGAACTTTCCAACATTCACTACAGGTAGCCAATCTGGCTGAAGCGGCTATTTATAAGATTGGCGGGAATCCGCTTATGGTGAGAGCAGGCGCTTTATACCATGATGTGGGTAAGATGATCAATCCGCAATATTTTATCGAAAATCAGATCTCAGGGCATAATCCCCATGACGAACTTACTCCTGAGCAGAGCGCACAGGTCATTATATCACACGTGCTCAAAGGAATCGAAATAGCACGTAAAAATCTGCTTCCTGAAGTAGTGGTAGATTTTATCAAAACACATCATGGTACGACGAGGGTAGATTATTTTTATAATATGTTTCTCAAGAATAATCCGGACAAGCTGGTAGACGAATCCATGTTTCGTTATCCGGGACCCATCCCCTTTTCGAAAGAAACAGCTGTGCTGATGATGGCCGATTCGGTAGAAGCTGCTTCACGCAGTATGAAGGAGCATACCGAACAATCTATTAATGACCTGGTCGATAAAATTATCGATCATAAAGTAGCACAACGCCAGTTTATCGACAGTAATATTACAATGAAAGATATTACCGAAGCCGCACGCATATTTAAGTCCATGTTGAAGAGTATTTACCATGTACGCATCGATTACGATCTGAGCAAAAAAAAATCTGATTAA
- a CDS encoding putative quinol monooxygenase has translation MIKYNFQYRIYFRRSLQVVLTALAFLCMGSVTFAQQKDMIIRISEIEIHPQHLEEYKAILKYEAEASVRLETGVIAIFPMYQKDNAAQVRILEMYKDQKAYQSHLKTEHFQKYKTSTLHMVKSLKLMDMEAIDLEAASGIFRKLKE, from the coding sequence ATGATCAAATATAATTTTCAATACCGTATTTACTTTCGGCGGTCTTTACAGGTTGTCCTCACGGCATTGGCCTTTCTCTGTATGGGTAGCGTAACCTTCGCCCAACAAAAAGATATGATTATACGCATTTCAGAAATCGAGATACATCCACAACATTTGGAAGAATACAAAGCGATCCTGAAATACGAAGCGGAGGCATCCGTAAGGCTGGAGACGGGCGTTATTGCCATCTTCCCGATGTACCAAAAGGATAATGCTGCCCAGGTGCGGATATTGGAAATGTACAAAGACCAAAAAGCCTATCAGTCGCATTTGAAGACCGAACATTTCCAGAAGTACAAGACAAGCACGCTGCACATGGTCAAGTCGTTGAAGCTAATGGATATGGAAGCGATCGACCTGGAAGCTGCATCCGGTATTTTCAGGAAGTTAAAAGAATAG
- a CDS encoding helix-turn-helix transcriptional regulator: MQVLPAEVLAPYIKHYLFLENVGDPHKTLRLFSDGNTGIVFLLEQVHLTTDHSQHLPSSFLYGQISNFQDLALTEQASFIIIVFQPDGLYKLLGISARELKEQIVSTHDVFGQPAQKLYDSLRHLKQSTEKVNALNTFFYELAIKSKSPGHTLLSSALQHITHHKGLVTVEQLVRYSGYTERHVERIFAEQVGMSPKKFGSIVQLHSFLKLLRTKTPETSLTTICYQSGYFDQSHLIKAFKKYTGITPTEYLNSTNRLAVNFMEIIDSPDQMSGLYNFT, translated from the coding sequence ATGCAGGTACTCCCAGCAGAAGTGTTAGCTCCCTATATCAAACATTATCTTTTCCTGGAAAATGTGGGTGATCCGCATAAAACACTTCGTCTGTTTTCTGATGGTAATACTGGAATTGTATTTCTTCTCGAACAAGTTCATTTAACGACAGACCATAGCCAACATCTACCCTCTTCATTTTTGTATGGTCAGATCAGTAATTTTCAAGATCTTGCATTGACGGAACAGGCATCCTTTATTATTATCGTATTCCAGCCGGACGGACTATACAAATTGCTGGGGATCTCCGCCCGTGAATTAAAAGAACAGATTGTTTCCACTCACGATGTATTTGGACAGCCGGCACAAAAACTCTACGACAGCCTTCGACATCTTAAACAGTCAACGGAAAAAGTAAATGCATTAAACACATTCTTCTACGAATTAGCCATTAAAAGCAAGTCTCCGGGTCATACTTTACTTTCATCGGCATTACAACATATTACTCATCACAAAGGCCTGGTGACTGTTGAACAACTTGTCCGCTATAGCGGCTATACCGAGCGACACGTAGAAAGGATATTTGCGGAACAGGTCGGAATGAGTCCAAAAAAATTTGGCAGTATCGTCCAGCTCCACTCCTTTTTGAAGTTGCTTCGCACTAAAACTCCAGAAACCAGTTTGACTACGATTTGCTATCAATCGGGATATTTTGATCAGTCCCATCTCATAAAAGCATTTAAAAAATATACAGGTATCACACCTACTGAATATCTGAACAGCACAAATAGACTCGCCGTAAATTTTATGGAAATTATAGACAGTCCTGACCAGATGTCGGGTTTGTACAATTTTACCTAA
- a CDS encoding nitrilase family protein: MDKLKIATAQFEHKSADKAYNLAVIEQLAKEAASQGADVIAFHECSITGYTFARNLDKQQMLAIAERVPDGESTRQLIAIAARYDIIILAGLFEKDENDNLYKPYICVDKNGLIAKHRKLHPFINPHLTAGQNYTIFEIKGWKCGILICYDNNVIENVRATKLLGADIIFMPHVTMCTPSSRPGAGFVDPQLWQNRENDPTSLRLEFEGMKGRSWLMKWLPARAYDNSVYVVFSNPIGMDDDQLKNGCSMILDPFGDILAECHTFDDSFVTAILTPEKLRQAGGNRYINARRPDLYRDIIGQQHEPTQKVVWLHSDNS, from the coding sequence ATGGACAAATTAAAAATTGCAACGGCACAGTTTGAGCATAAAAGTGCAGATAAGGCTTATAATCTGGCTGTCATCGAGCAACTGGCAAAAGAGGCAGCATCCCAGGGCGCTGACGTGATTGCCTTCCATGAATGTTCTATTACAGGTTACACTTTTGCGCGAAATTTAGATAAGCAGCAAATGCTTGCTATTGCCGAACGTGTTCCCGACGGTGAAAGTACCCGTCAGCTGATCGCTATAGCGGCCAGATATGACATCATCATTCTTGCGGGTTTGTTTGAAAAGGATGAAAATGACAATTTATACAAGCCTTACATCTGTGTAGACAAAAATGGCTTAATTGCAAAACACCGGAAGCTGCACCCTTTTATCAATCCCCACTTAACAGCAGGACAGAACTATACTATTTTTGAAATTAAAGGATGGAAATGCGGTATTTTGATTTGCTATGATAACAATGTTATTGAGAATGTACGTGCCACAAAATTATTGGGAGCTGATATTATCTTTATGCCACATGTGACCATGTGCACACCTTCATCCAGACCAGGAGCAGGTTTTGTAGATCCTCAGCTTTGGCAAAACCGTGAAAACGATCCGACCTCCTTACGTCTGGAATTTGAGGGAATGAAAGGACGCAGCTGGCTCATGAAATGGTTACCGGCCCGGGCCTATGACAATTCAGTTTATGTCGTTTTCTCAAACCCTATCGGTATGGATGACGATCAGTTAAAAAATGGCTGTTCTATGATTTTAGATCCATTCGGGGATATTCTGGCCGAATGCCATACGTTTGACGATAGTTTTGTCACTGCAATACTCACGCCTGAAAAACTAAGACAGGCCGGTGGAAATCGCTATATCAACGCCCGACGCCCCGATCTCTACCGTGATATTATCGGTCAGCAACATGAACCAACGCAAAAAGTAGTCTGGTTACATTCCGACAATAGTTAA
- a CDS encoding aspartyl protease family protein translates to MKKISIITILTALFATPSFAQYKSESDTLMLAINEQNTISVKGVFNKIDTLNLNFDTGTTELVLTNNTMATKLKSKINLYNTAYPLELGHNLYTTKVYDAQLSGHGTDGRFGWDLFKGKAVELNYDKGIMVVHNQLPVAVNKDKTYSKHNIVFYKELFFMETRLRHSGVTVTDTILFDTGYQRTLMLNSDLLSAQKFPYKKMKEIKRVLMKGAQGNEIPVVTANLSTLKIGRHTLKNIPAQIANANKPFKEKDIHVLGNEVLKRFNVFLDFQDSNIYLQPNKYYNLAYIEAKRSK, encoded by the coding sequence ATGAAAAAAATTAGTATCATCACGATTTTAACAGCATTGTTTGCTACTCCATCATTTGCACAATATAAATCAGAAAGCGATACATTGATGCTTGCCATTAATGAGCAAAACACCATTTCGGTAAAAGGAGTATTTAATAAAATAGATACACTTAATCTTAATTTTGATACCGGTACTACTGAGCTTGTTTTAACCAACAATACGATGGCAACAAAGCTTAAATCAAAAATTAATCTTTACAATACCGCTTATCCATTAGAACTCGGCCATAATCTGTACACAACCAAAGTGTATGATGCGCAATTGAGCGGGCACGGAACTGACGGACGTTTTGGTTGGGATTTATTTAAAGGCAAAGCTGTTGAGCTTAATTATGACAAAGGTATCATGGTCGTACATAATCAATTGCCGGTAGCCGTAAATAAAGATAAAACCTATTCAAAGCATAATATAGTTTTCTATAAGGAGTTGTTTTTTATGGAAACACGCCTCCGACACAGCGGTGTAACGGTAACGGACACTATATTATTTGATACCGGATATCAACGAACTCTGATGCTGAACAGTGATCTTTTGTCTGCCCAAAAATTTCCTTACAAAAAAATGAAAGAAATAAAACGTGTGCTGATGAAAGGTGCACAGGGCAATGAAATCCCGGTGGTGACGGCTAATCTGAGCACTTTGAAAATCGGCCGTCACACCTTAAAAAATATCCCCGCACAAATAGCTAACGCCAACAAGCCTTTTAAAGAAAAGGACATTCATGTGTTAGGAAACGAAGTCTTAAAGCGGTTTAATGTTTTTTTAGATTTTCAGGATAGCAACATTTACCTTCAGCCAAACAAGTATTACAATCTGGCTTATATAGAAGCTAAGCGATCAAAGTAA
- a CDS encoding CPBP family intramembrane glutamic endopeptidase: MKNKVNYLAVLTFYVVAVALRYLTNKTDLLEHISSSFIKVLLQGVGPAVGALVVFYVFKIKPVLTLKGNYKSILIPFLLYWGLPIVLILGVEYFSKGTVSFAAISAILIYGLLEEIGWRGFLQRELKPLPEFLNILLVATLWFIWHLNFDLTSSNLLFFGILVLGSWGIAKVADNTFSLLAVSAIHSLNNFFPEMNTTKICILLILLSVWVTALVIRKRNVKNRDSEEVIAA; this comes from the coding sequence ATGAAAAATAAAGTCAATTATTTAGCTGTTTTAACTTTTTATGTTGTAGCTGTTGCACTTCGTTATCTGACCAATAAAACAGATTTATTAGAGCATATATCCAGTAGTTTTATTAAAGTATTGCTGCAAGGTGTAGGTCCTGCTGTCGGAGCTCTGGTCGTATTTTACGTCTTTAAGATAAAACCTGTATTGACTCTCAAAGGAAATTACAAAAGCATACTCATTCCTTTTCTCTTATACTGGGGGCTTCCAATCGTTTTAATTTTAGGAGTTGAATATTTTTCAAAAGGTACGGTTTCCTTTGCCGCTATTTCCGCCATTTTAATATACGGACTCTTGGAAGAGATAGGCTGGCGTGGATTTTTGCAGCGTGAACTAAAACCTTTGCCTGAATTTTTGAATATTCTACTGGTGGCCACATTATGGTTTATCTGGCATCTGAATTTTGATCTGACCTCTTCCAATTTGTTGTTTTTCGGAATTCTGGTGTTGGGATCCTGGGGAATTGCAAAAGTAGCGGACAATACATTCTCTTTACTTGCTGTATCGGCTATTCATTCGCTTAATAACTTTTTCCCTGAAATGAATACCACTAAAATATGTATTCTGCTGATTTTGTTATCTGTATGGGTCACTGCCCTCGTAATTCGGAAAAGAAACGTAAAGAATAGGGATAGCGAAGAGGTTATTGCAGCCTAA
- a CDS encoding Crp/Fnr family transcriptional regulator — MEQPTAEKIKEIFDPFYKADIHIWTEFAKCVQLRTFDKNEIIKDYHKTEKYINILISGSAAHFVLSGEKEVCINLYYEKQIFSDYLSFLTQSSTVIKTMALEASVIWSINFADLHALYLRSSTGIFIGKAISDAMFIRKQSEQINLLTLSPTERYLKLVKERPEVFQRTSLKIICSYLGITAESLSRIRKKIA, encoded by the coding sequence ATGGAACAACCTACAGCCGAAAAAATTAAGGAAATATTCGATCCGTTTTACAAAGCTGATATTCATATCTGGACAGAATTTGCAAAATGTGTACAGCTCCGCACATTTGATAAGAATGAAATCATAAAAGATTATCATAAAACAGAAAAGTATATCAATATTCTGATTTCCGGTTCAGCTGCTCACTTTGTTTTATCAGGAGAAAAAGAAGTGTGTATCAATCTTTATTATGAGAAGCAGATTTTCAGTGATTATCTGTCATTTCTGACGCAGTCATCAACTGTTATCAAGACCATGGCTCTGGAAGCGTCTGTAATCTGGTCCATAAACTTTGCGGATTTACATGCCTTGTATTTACGGTCTTCGACAGGGATTTTTATTGGCAAAGCTATTTCAGATGCTATGTTTATACGCAAACAATCTGAACAGATAAATTTGCTGACACTTTCTCCAACGGAAAGATACCTGAAACTGGTAAAGGAACGTCCTGAAGTCTTTCAAAGAACATCTTTGAAGATTATCTGCTCTTATCTTGGGATTACCGCTGAAAGTCTGAGCAGAATCAGAAAAAAAATAGCCTGA
- a CDS encoding DUF5694 domain-containing protein, translating to MRKISLIFFLFLFQLSFVSAQEKVKVILLGTYHFNNPGSDMIKHKERNILSEENQKDLDNLVEKISASVYKPDQIFVESYFSTKQELNTNYQSYLKNQYHKFTDTIKRERTKRYYTEGETFQLGYRLAKKLKHQELYPIDSLIEMRFDILLKEVNSNPKLKKEFDSIKTSLSDNCLEKSNLREIFLCMNEKSKLDNNLGFYISFANKVMINNDYFGSNLVTDWYKRNLIMYSNIQNQLKPDTKSIFVLVGTGHAAIFRQLFEVDKNFELVDLTKVLN from the coding sequence ATGCGCAAAATTTCCTTAATCTTTTTTTTATTCCTTTTTCAACTTTCATTTGTATCAGCTCAGGAAAAAGTAAAAGTCATTTTATTAGGAACTTATCATTTCAATAATCCTGGTAGTGACATGATAAAACATAAAGAGCGAAATATCTTATCTGAAGAAAACCAAAAGGATTTAGACAACCTGGTTGAAAAAATCAGTGCATCTGTTTATAAACCTGATCAAATATTTGTAGAGAGCTATTTCAGCACAAAGCAAGAACTGAATACGAATTACCAATCTTACCTGAAAAATCAGTACCATAAGTTCACAGATACGATAAAACGGGAGCGGACGAAAAGGTATTACACTGAAGGTGAAACTTTCCAATTGGGATATCGGTTAGCGAAAAAGTTGAAACATCAGGAATTGTATCCTATTGATAGTTTAATTGAAATGAGGTTTGACATCTTGTTAAAAGAGGTGAATTCAAATCCTAAGTTGAAAAAAGAGTTTGATTCAATAAAAACTTCGTTATCTGATAATTGTTTAGAAAAAAGTAATTTGAGGGAGATCTTTTTATGCATGAATGAAAAATCAAAATTGGATAATAATCTTGGTTTTTATATTTCATTTGCTAATAAAGTAATGATCAATAACGATTATTTTGGTTCAAATCTGGTTACTGACTGGTATAAAAGAAATTTAATAATGTATTCTAATATCCAAAACCAGTTAAAGCCGGATACAAAAAGTATTTTTGTTCTTGTGGGTACAGGACACGCAGCTATATTCAGACAGCTTTTTGAGGTTGATAAAAACTTTGAACTTGTTGACTTAACAAAAGTCCTGAATTAA